In Oreochromis aureus strain Israel breed Guangdong linkage group 9, ZZ_aureus, whole genome shotgun sequence, the genomic window ACTTCCAGCCTCgggtttaaaactagtgttaatggagggagtttgaaggttcagtttgttccacgactgcatttcactcactgcctctgtttttatctttgtcactgcaggaccaacatggagcgagaagtcagcgctctcaggaggccgacaaattTGTTGAAGATagaaagggaggaaaaaatacagctgtgacgagtgtgggaaagATTTTACTGTGAAAGCTTTACTAAAAatgcatcaggtcatccacactggagagagaccattcagctgtgacgaGTGCGGAAAGTCTTTTATGCAGTCTGgaaacttaaaaagacaccaacttatccacactggagagagaccgttcatctgtggagactgtggaaagtcttttaccagcTCTGCAGGCTTAAAAAcccaccaactcatccacactggagagagaccattcagctgtggagactgtggaaagtcttttaccagcTCTGCAGGCTTAAAAACAcatcaactcatccacagtggagagagaccattcagctgtgacaactgtggaaagtcttttacgcaGTCTTcaagtttaaaaacacaccaactcattcacagtggagagagaccattcagctgtgacaAGTGTGGAATGTCTTTTACGCAgtctggacacttaaaaacacaccaactcattcacagtggagagagaccattcagctgtgacaactgtggaaagtcttttacgcaGTCCtcaagcttaaaaacacaccaactcattcacagtggagagagaccattcagctgtgataaGTGTGGAATGTCTTTTATGCAGTCCTcaagtttaaaaacacaccaactcattcacagtggagagagaccattcagctgtgataaGTGTGGAATGTATTTTACGCGGTCCTCAAGCTTAAAatcacaccaactcatccacagtggagttaaagcatacACCTGTGATCactgtggcagagcttttactcacagtaacAGCTTAAAGaatcatctagttacccacaaGGGaattaaagcgtacagctgtgacatttgtggaaaaactttcagccggCTAGACAGCCGAAATAaacacctacgcattcacaccagacatgatgtgtactgctgtgatcagtgtggtaaACTATGTTTAACAGATGCACACTTACAACAGCACATGTTTACCCActctgaggagagaccttataaatgtgacctgtgtgagaagacttttaaatctccacatgacctgagacgacaccaacagatccacaccagaaagagactctacaagtgcagttactgtgaggtatgtatttatatttttatcttgtcattttagcctgactgtttggaacaactctgctcatcAAGTTGTGTTCGCAATTCTATTGTATGGAAAGACAGCTCTGAGTGATTATTCAGACTCTAATAACAGTTTTTAGTGAtagtgtttgagaattatattactgttattGTAGTATTAAATTAGTATTAATTTAAGATTTTTACTATTATCATTTTTGCAGCATATTAAACTGACCTGAGagttataatgtaaacagtaaaatgtaattggacgtctgcagagatgctctttatttcagtcgacgttcaggataaaaatgttgaaggactgacttacactgtgtttgtgtctttgtttagaagcagagcgacacagatggatccagttctcaaccctgtcatcactgtggtggtgggaaacaCTTTCgttgtgacctttgtggaaaacGTTTCAGTCATCAAATCACCCTAAAAAcacatcaacgtagacacactggagacaaaatgaactactgcaaagaatgtgggagaagcttcaccACAACAAGTGAGTTAAAACAACATGAACTcattcacagtggggttaaaaagcatctctgtgatcagtgtgggtcatccttcattACTGCAAGTcaccttaaaacacacaaacgagtccacacaggagagaaaccatacaagtgcagacactgtgacaaaagcttctcacaatcaGGTCATCGTAACTCTCATGAACttacacacatggaaggaaactacagctgtgaccagtgtgacaagagcttcggGAATTTCACTTCATACTCCGAACACCAACGATCCCATGTTACTAATAAACTCTTTCACTGTTACAAATGTGTCAAAATATTCACCTCATTATCTGCTCtatgcaaacatcagcgtgatcactcCCATCTCTGTGAAtctgcagagacagaaagatcttcttctggtttcagggtcagactcaaaacccttgagatcaggctccacagagttcagctggaatctcctgtaaagatctgatgaggcagctttgaatgaaaatgtgcCTCTCGTTACATTTTTAACTTTCTAAACTGTTCTACTGTAGTGTTGGTGTTGAGTGGTTAGCTTTATTCCAGCAGTTGAATCAAAAAATCTGTTTCCtcttattatgtttttattgaatgTATTTTGATTCATGTGTTctgcagatgttttttgtttttgtttttttgttcaggTTGTTTGTGTTATGAAATCCTTCAACAGTTAAACCAAAAtttgaaatgttaaataaagaaatcGTTTAATGACAAAGAGTTTGATCcatgatgtcatttcctgtatATTGAACCAAAAACTGATGTGAGAAATGTTCTCAGTGACACAGATGGACGTTTATCAGAGGAGACttggcgaccgtggctcagggggttgggaagggcacctgtaaccggaaggtcgccggttcgatccttaaaatcttttatattttaacaaAGTTGCTGTAGGTACTAAAAATTCTGGTTTTGTttgagatataaaaatattaattttggaAAATGATCTTTTAAAGTTGTGGTTTGATTTGCTCAGTTTCAGTTTCCTTTGTTGGCACTGCCTCTCTTCAGAAGTTGTTGGTCtatgttgacatgacagcagATTTTTCGGCTGGAcgtccatgatgtgaatcttatttcaccacatcccaaaggtgctctattgcagcggtccccaaccttttttgcaccacggaccggtttatgcccgacaatattttcatggaccgccctttaaggtgtcgcggataaatacaacaaaataaaacgagtaccggtaccgaaaaaaaaaaaaaagatttattcataacgcacttgaaaagacccaggaaaaccgagttaatgataaaaacaataacaaaataatgctgaaaaccatacatttcacacctgagcctcaactctcgcggcccggtaccaaacgactcacgtaCCGGTACCAGTCTGAGGCccggggaccgctgctctattggactgagactcaggtaggctgtggtctGTAAATGAtgtcagttggtactaagggacCCAAATTGTGCCAACCAAATATCTCCACGCTATTACACCAgcagcaggatggatccatgctttatGTTGTTTAAGACAAATTCTGCCCCTaaaatctgaatgttgcagagattgaaaaatgttgcctggacTGATGGGTCTCAATCTTTTTTTTGTCCACTTTTGTTGATCTCGAATGTAAAGTAACCCACCCATCAcgttaatcacactctagaacttgttttaacatatggcatagaaactgaacatttaacagtgtttcctgtaaaccCTCTCTTGTCTGATCTTTTGctaatacagtggcttgcaaaagtattcggcccccttgaacttttccacattttgtcacattacagccgcaaacatgaatcaattttattggaattccaggtgaaagaccaatacaaagtggtgtacacgtgagaagtggaacattcatacatgattccaaacattttttacaaatgaaTAACTTCAAAATATCAGAATCGTgttttattggccaagtatgcagacaaatacaaggaatttggttccggtagatggtggctctcaagcacagcaatgtaaaacacacacacacagacatacacacacacacacgtgtctatatatacattacacatgcatacacatacatacacaaagctgtgtaaaccaactataaataactaatctaaacttatatacataaaaatacagaagtgaaatgaggtggaactacagaatgtacataaggtgcagttgcagtctggcagtgagagcagtgtgacaggtcaactgtttagaagggagatggcgaggggaaagataagataacctttattagtcccacacgtgggaaattagttttgtcacagcaggaagtggacagtgcaaaagttatggagcaaaaattagaataaaataaaataagaataaatacagtacacaactgttacagaataaaataaaatactatatacagtagaataaaatagaataaaatatacaatagataaaaatagaatacaaatgctttatacaactgagtaaaaatacaacgatgccagaaaagattattgcacattagtgttattgcacatgtgtggatgtgtgtgtttgatcagttgaagtctttgttgtggagtctgacagcagtggggaggaaagacctgcgaaatctctccgtcccacacaccgtggtgccgcagtctcccactgaaggagctgctcagtgctgtcacagtctcctgcatggggtgggagatgttgtccaacagggatgacagcttagccaccattctcctgtcactcaccacctccactgggtccagagggcatcctagaacagagctggcccttcggatcagcctgttcactctcttcctgtccccagcagagatgctgccgccccagcagaccacaccataaaagatggctgaggccatctttTGTggtgaaagaaactgttcctatgtcaggtggtcctggtctgcaggcttctgtaccatctgccagagggcagcaggtcaaaaagtctgtgtccagggtgtgaggggtctgtgatgattttccctgcccgtttcctggttcttgagaggtacagatcctggatggagggcacgGGGGCGCCAAttatcctttctgctgcccatacagtccgctgcagtctgctcctgtcctgtttagtggctgcaccataccagactgtgatggaggagcacaggacagactcaatgaccgcACTGTAGAACTGGATTAGCAGCTCCCGTGGAAGACTGtgcttccccagttgtctcaggaagtacatcctctgctgggtctttttgaggatggagttgatgttggtctcccacttcaggtcctgggagatggtggtacccaggaacttgaagatcttcacagtcgacacagggctgtgtttgccagcgccgtcttacccatccgaccatacatacattacacaaacatcacatggggaagacaggtcagaggggtataacatggaaaagcacaacatgaggaaagataaggagaaaaataactccccagactgagctccaacaggagatcagtttgagaacagaaaaaaacacctctgcacatggcacatgaaaaaaactcttaatacaccaaagaaacacatgacaagcaacaggggtgggtaaagggtgcgAAACAGCCGatttagacagtacatccgggcccgcagcctatgcgctggtctccatgatccaccgtcagcatcggaagggaataagcgtcgaaggcgtttggaaagggaggggggatgattgtgtgcatatcagtgtatatgtatgtgtgtgcgtgtccagagttcagctgagacagtgtccttcgccctgctaggctaagtaaacagtcttccagccaacccaggtggccttgcatggaatgggaagaacagtctcaacacagtcgttatcagggtatTTTTGTTCGGCTCCAGTCTTGCGACTGCAGCTGGCGCCAAGAgggtatccgcatgaagtgatggtgctttttactttagtgcgaacaactcatatgattttcaaagctgttctacagtccaacactggtctctcgttggagagccgcgagcttcgTCATACTTGcgttctgtgatgttgtcattcttgtgctcaaggagccgattctgagaactcacaaCAGTGTGCCTCCCCGAGATGTCTTCTAATTTgcgctcagagatgttattccgAGCTAGCCCTtccgagatgtaatccagtctgcactcagagatcttattctgagtattcacggcagccgtaagcttctccaagatcttatccgtgctgcactcaatgagcccattttgagaaactcacgtcTCTTCCCAtcatttcaatcccagcgggcagccttgtggaggTTTGAACAGCTGGTTCCACTTCCTTtaatcttcgataagccagggccaagccagctccgatcaaccagaaccctgttatcatggttccgaataggtagatatcttcagcagtcaggctcacccaagcccaaacttctcgttgagaaaggggtgtcaattgcattcagggaccagttgatcaaatccataattcctcttttaggttttagagaacagactgtgagagagtgttccagggaaaagtaatacaaaaaaacacaagactagacaaggacacaagaggctaagcagggaagctaagggagaggagaggaggagggaagaaaaagtgcgaccgccttcgtcaagagtcaagagcatcatcatcatctctacagttttaagagtgttcagctccagattgtgctgactgcaccagagtaccagccacTCAACTTCCTGCCagtatgcagactcatcaccatcctgaatgaggccaatgacggtggtgtcatctgcaaactttaggagtttaGCAGCTgagttcttggaggtgcagtcattagtgtagagggagaacagtAGTGGTAAGAGGAccgagtttcagaggtgatctcccccagcctcacttgttgctttctgtctgtcaggaagctggtgatccactgacaggtagctggtgacacgctgagctgggagagtttggaagagagaagttcaggcacgatagtgttaaaagccgaactaaagtccacaaacaggacccTGGCATAACTTCCCGGGCGGtcgaggtgttgcaggatgtaatgcagccccatgttcactgcatcatccaccgacctctttgcccggtaggcaaactgcagagggtccagctggtggcctgtaatgtctttcagatgggctaacaccagtcgtttgaaggatttcatgaccacagacgtcAAGGCGACAGTTCTGTAGTCATTCAGTCCTTTGAAGCAGGAGGGAACTTCACACAGCTCCAGGGATCTGTTGAAGATGCACGTAAAGATGggagccagctgttcagcacaggtCTTGAGGCAGGAGGGTGAGACGCTGTCTGGTCCGGGGGCTTTCCTGGGCTTCTGTTTCTAAAACAGTCGGCTCACATCCTCAGTTTGTATTCTGAGtttcagggaggaggaaagggggtGAGAGGTGTGATGGAGGTCCTTGAGTCTGGATTGGAGAGGGTGATGGTGGTTGTTGAGTGGGGAGGGATGGGGGGAGAGATGGAAGGTGTGTTGGGGGTCAGTGTCTGAAGCAGTGTCTCTGGGGAGGGGAGGGTGAGGCGTGGGAGTCTGTCCGTCTCAAACCTGCAGTAGAATGTGTTTAACTCGTTGGCCAGGTCTTTGTTTGCTTCAACAGTGGGTGGGGGGCGTCTGTAGCTGGTGATTTCCTGcatgcatttattatttctagactggactactgtaatttgctactatcaggatgtcctaaaaactcgctgagacGCCTTCAGTTAATCTAAAATTGCTGCAGCAAGAATACTGACAGGGCTTACTTCTTGTTCctttagtatttaaaagtagaatggggcAGAGACGTCAGTTTTTCGGCCCCTCTGTCTCCCAGTTGGGATTGGTGAGGCAGACACTGTGTCTACTTTTAagtttaggcttaaaactttcccttTTACTAAAACATATAGTTATGGCTAGACAGGTTACCCTGAATCTTCCCTTAggtatgctgcaataggtggaGGCTGCTGGgggtttcccatgatgcattgagtatttcttcctcagtcacctttctctctCACTGAGGTTGTATCCCAaatcagggtctgcagccttaaaggctgcaatttaaggccgattacatcacagcgacgcgacgaaggctgtcccaattcaaaggctgctcgaaatgcggccctcaaatgcgtccttcatttccctgaaatTTAAGGATGTGgtggtgtagacttcgtggcccaacatatcccacaattcatagcacggcagtcggtgtggataattttgccgcaggCGGCAGAAGCAGAGCGGTCGAAGAGTAAACTgataaaagtaagtactgaataataTGTCAATTATTTATGTTCAAATGTTTAATATCGAacagcattaaaacattactgttggccacatgtcggcaaagttatgtgaaattagtgatgtttgtactttcagtatttacttggttttaaagccttttctttaaaatatatgccgtttaatagtcgaccttaatcttacagagaatgtgatgattttgtggataattaaagtcatcTGAtgtccatgtgtgacaactgcaaatgtccagagtgaggacagactgagggacccactgctgcacatctatctatctatctatctatatagattgatattgatatatatagatattacATAATGAtcaatatatataatattgtccatattatatttacattacaacAGTGAGATGATTtcagtctcatgaacaacattagctaattgttatttactaactaattttgaaatgactgttcagtacagatatgaagcccaacaatcatgttttacagtcccgtggtctcagcctcagatactcaactaatcaaagtgatgtcatgacaaaaatgaataatcaacaaaacattttttctccttcatttctgtcacacaaagctgtatgaaacccatctgttctctgattggattgttacatttgtgattgacatgacattgaccaatcagatgaaaggaaaatataattttttgaaaaaaaaccctAGGGTCAAAATTTTGtttacttgtaacttgcagggttttttctGGTTagggctaagtccacacacaaatcttttttacacacacaaatcctgatttacaagtacaaaactgatttacaagtacaaaatatttatgaccacattttgagctcATATGGGTTTAAAGCCCTTAAATACAAAGAGCGATAATTGGACTGTACCACCACTTCCTGGTGAAGGGTGTTTTCTTTAATtgaaaacaaagtatttgtacttaatGTTTGAGTTTAGGGTTTAGTAGTTTTGAATTCCTTTTTTGGTGTTTAGTTTATTAACAAACCAGACTATATTGCATTGTTTGTTGTTTacaattgtgttttgtttagttaCTCCTTGTGTGTCATAGTGGTCTGATCAGACATTTCATGTTTAGGTCAGTTATGTTTGTTAAGTTTGCAGTTCTttgcctgagttcagttttgtttctttgacattttttatgagctcaacattaattacttttgaaaatataatttttgggttaaatgaatgaaaacccTGTTTTTCTAATAATTCTTGTGACTCCTCCTTCTTTTTCAACACAGTCCATTACACAGCCCTAAATATTTGTTTACTATCCTGGTCAAATATTACTTCAAGGTGTTACTGGAGGctaaggtaatgccatccagagcaagtatctggttagataccatatttctaggTATTGTAGGCCAAGTATAATCAGCAGCAGAAAGTTAGAGGTCACCCAGATCTTTAtatgtgtgttatctggcttcattccattattgtaaatttaaatgttattatcaAATGATCAGGCAAGAGAGAGTTTACAAAAAACAGTGTTAAATGTTTAGTTTCTATGCCACATGTTAAAACAAgttctagagtgtgattaacgTGATGGGTGGGTTACTTTACATTCGAGATCAACAAaagtggacaaaaaaaaaataacttcctAATACCTGATTGAGACCCATCAgtccaggcaacatttttcaatctctgcaacattcagattttAGGGGCAGAATTTGTCTTAAACAACataaagcatggatccatcctgctgcTGGTGTAATAGCGTGGAGATATTTGGTTGGCACAATTTGGgtcccttagtaccaactgacaTCATTTACAGACCACAGCCTGCAGCCGCCTGAGtctcagtccaatagagcagcggtcccctcggttgtagctcgggCCTCAGACTGGTACCGGtatgtgagtcgtttggtaccgggccgcgagagttgaggctcaggtgtgaaatgtatggttttcagcgttattttgttattgtttttatcattaactcggttttcctgggtcttttcaagtgcgttatgaataaatcttttttttttttcccgtaccggtactagttttattttgttgtatttatccgcgacaccttaaagggcggtccgtgaaaatattgttgggcataaaccggtccgtggtgcaaaaagttttcaacacaagttggggaccgctgcaatagagcacctttgggatgtggtgaaataagattcacatcatggacgTCCAGCCGAAAAATctgctgtcatgtcaacataGACCAACAACTTCtttcagaagagaaaacagtgccaacaaaggaaaacaaagttCTGAAACTGAGCAAAAATCAAACCACAACTTTAAAATATCATTTtccaaaattaatatttttatatctcaaacaaaaacagaatttttagTACCTACAGCAactttgttaaaatacaaaGGATTTTAaagatgttatttttttataaatttcAGGT contains:
- the LOC116328462 gene encoding zinc finger protein 665-like translates to MHQVIHTGERPFSCDECGKSFMQSGNLKRHQLIHTGERPFICGDCGKSFTSSAGLKTHQLIHTGERPFSCGDCGKSFTSSAGLKTHQLIHSGERPFSCDNCGKSFTQSSSLKTHQLIHSGERPFSCDKCGMSFMQSSSLKTHQLIHSGERPFSCDKCGMYFTRSSSLKSHQLIHSGVKAYTCDHCGRAFTHSNSLKNHLVTHKGIKAYSCDICGKTFSRLDSRNKHLRIHTRHDVYCCDQCGKLCLTDAHLQQHMFTHSEERPYKCDLCEKTFKSPHDLRRHQQIHTRKRLYKCSYCEKQSDTDGSSSQPCHHCGGGKHFRCDLCGKRFSHQITLKTHQRRHTGDKMNYCKECGRSFTTTSELKQHELIHSGVKKHLCDQCGSSFITASHLKTHKRVHTGEKPYKCRHCDKSFSQSGHRNSHELTHMEGNYSCDQCDKSFGNFTSYSEHQRSHVTNKLFHCYKCVKIFTSLSALCKHQRDHSHLCESAETERSSSGFRVRLKTLEIRLHRVQLESPVKI